GAGAAATTCTTGAAGACCGTGCACCGTGATTCAAGATTAAGTGAATAATGAGTCTACTCCTCGTATTTTTACCAGATATTTTAAtgaaacaacattaacatgcaaattaattcatatatcatgGTAAAGACGTGATCCTAAATAGTGATATCAGAATCAAGATCGTGATTTGATTTCCAGAAACATGCTGCGCGTGGCAAGTGTTGGGAGGGAATTGTGGGCAACACCATCATCCTGCCTATGGTGAGACCGAGGTGATGAAGGAATGCCCAGGTCGGAGCCATGATCGAATATGGTGTTTGCTTGATATGTATGgttaaaaaataaagttaagtCCTCAGGTGATAGCTTTTGATATGATGGTAGACATGTAATGTTAACAAACGCCATGTGCTATAGCTTCGGGGGCAAAGACATGTCCCTAGTTTCAAGCAACATTTGATAATACTCACTTTACAAAAGCAAACACATGGTACCGATAATATCATTAGTGAATAGTGGTGACTCATGCCATTCTCCACAGTTTGTTATTTAGACAATAGTTTGACAAAGACACTTCTTGGAAAGTGCAGGGGCCTCCAATTTGGCATTCTTTTATTGTGTTTGTAGCAAAGTGGATCCCAACATATGAGCAAAGCCAGCCTATCCTCTATACAGAACTAGTCAGCAATCAACAAAAATGACCCTTTTATATTACCCTTTCATCCCTAAAATACAACAAATTTCAAAACATAATACCCCACTCCTAACACACCTTTTCTCCCTTAATCTTAGGTGAGGGTCCATCTTTCACCTGATAATCAGTTCAATTATATCAAATTATCAAAGCTATGTAGTCTCCAATGTTTCCCCATCAAGTTGCCTTGTTCAACTTGGCATCTTCACCAATTCTTTATACCAAACAAATCAAATTAGATAAGTACAAAATCCTCAAGCTGAATCACATAGTTAGTGGCGATAATAACGCCATTAAATGGACTTTTCATAAAGATAGCTATGACTAAAACATTACTATATATAATTACATCATTGCTCATCAAAGCTTGACAAAGAAATTAGCACCGCTAATAGAATAGATACAAGATACAAAGAATTTGTCTAAGAAGACTATCTTCTCTTTTCCTTCAGATTACAATTACAATGGAAGGATAAGAGTGACAAACTTTTAAGTCACAAAGAAGAAGTCTCACTTTTTGACTCTCTCACACTACAATAGATACTCAATACAAACTTAGCCTAATGCTAAAAATAAGAACCCTAATTTAATCCCAAAGGAAAGTGGACAATCTTTTGGCCTATCTCTCATCTTTGAGTATTATTTCTTCGCGATATTAACTGAACACTCACTCATTCATCACCTAATAAACATATTCACAAACAGGatttgaatggttttggaaaTATAACTCATGTCAACCCTCTTTCTTTTATCACTCTATATATACAAAGCTAAAACGAATTCGTTTTGGTAACTCAACTCTCCCCAAAAATCTCACATTTTTATTGTCTTCCGTTGGTTTTTTTCGTCGATGATAGGATTTACCTAAGCAACAGCAGAAATGCTGCTGCGGCAGTTGAAGCCTTCGATCCTCACAGTAGCTGGCTTGATCCCGAATTTCACAGGAGCACAGCCTCCTCCATTCTTACGAGTGGAGGCGGAGGGGGTTGGTGGTGAAGGTGCAGCTGATCCTTCTGGAATTGCAAGTACAGGTACAAAATTGCTGTTGCTGAATTCGGAATCCTGAATTAAGGGATTCGATGCCCTGCTTGGTGGAGACCCGAAAAAGAACGGTGGAGATGAAGCCATATCAAAATTGGGCGTCTCCATATCATAATTCCCCTGTTTACACGAAAATAATTCAAAAAATTGTAAAATTCTTTACAGTTCACATCACAAACTAGATCATCTGCACGAAAAATTCAATAAGTAGAAGGAATAATAGCACTTTTGATCCCTCAATTATTGATAAATTATGGTTTTGGTACTCGTGATATCTAATGAAGCACATTTAACATCCAATTAATCAAAACATGTGTTTTAGTCACTTTGTGCAAGAATGATGTTGCAACTTTATTACCGTCAAGAGTAACAATACAAGGACCACGTTAATTAATTAAAGGTTAAACATGCTTAGTCAGATATCACAAGGACTAAAATTAGAATTTATCAATAATTGAAGAACcttaacaaattttttttttttaccttggtGAGTATGATATCCAGAAGTTCAGTACCAGCTTTCAAATCACAAGCCTCCGATTGCTGATTACTGAAATAAcccaaaaagattaaaaaaaaaaacaaattaacaaaacaaaacaagaaaaaaagagAATTAAAGAAAGATAGAAGCAAATGAACATACTTGATTTGAACGAATCTAGAAGGTCTTATAGGTTCGTTGGATTGAAGATATGAAGAATTGAATAACCCGACCCGACGAGGTTTGGGACAAACAACACCATCACAACCCACCAAGGCCTTACACCTATTCATTTTTTGTACAACGGATGTATAAAAGCCTGAAGCAACAAAGAAGAATATTATTGAGATTTCTATAACAAAATCTAGGAACATATATGTGTTTGATATTACTAAATATAAACATGATGATAATAACAAGTGTGCGAATATGCTTATGGGAAAATAATAGGATTATTATTACCTAGGTGGGTGGGGAAATTGGTGGTGCCTGtgaaaggttaaaaaaaaaaatggagagagATATTtggtgaagagagagagagaggagttaAAGGGATTGAGGATACACCATTCATACAGGTGCAGTAGGAgagaaatatattaaaatattaaattaaaaaatttaaaaataaagatTTAAAACTGTGGTGTATAATCTTGTACGGTTTTAGTGTATTGCACGTGGATAATCACAACCAGTATTTTTCTCAACTAAACTGCATTAAAATTTCAAATATGTcggaaaaataataattcatataATACACTTCTCTGACGGAAAAAACAATTTTCTTAATAAATAATTCCTGAGAAATTAACTTTTACAAATTTAACAAAAAGAAAATTCCGGTGCTAACATGAAAAAAGGCTGAAACTAAGCAAGCATTTgcccatgaaaatcaaatatatttcactttatttggattttgaagttggagtttaaAAATGAAGTTGTGTCTGGttataattttttaaaagaatatttgattgtttaatatattaaaagtgaaaaaaataaaaagttttaGATGTTTTTCGATTTCTAAATACTACATGGCAAAATGCTGATTTTTaattaaagtgaaaaaaaaattcaaaaaaaattgaaaaattctCGTGGCCAAACGGGTCATTTATATGTGACTAGTCAACCCCAATCTGGTGCAGATAGATGACAACACAAGATCACATCAAATAAATCTGTGACCTAATaaattgaaatgaaaaaaaaaaaacatcttcgAACAAGAATGTCTAATGAAACTAGACGGATTTGCTTTACACGGGCGTATGCGAGTCAATTCCTCAAATGGTCATTAAATTTATAGAGAAATtccataaaattaatttttaaatttttttgaacAATAAAGTCATCAAATTATGTCATTATTTCCAGTAAAGTAAACCATGTCATTTTTAGACATAAGACCCTTAACCTATTTTTTAAATTAACGAATTAATTTGAATACTTCTACTTTTTTTCCAgaatatgaaaaatattaataCAAACAAAAGTTTTAGAATATTGAAAAATTGTGTCTAAGTAACCAATAAAAGGATACAGTTGAGTGATAGTAGAACTGAGCACGGTACTTAATTATAGATTTTTTTAACTGACTGTAAATAATTTTCCTTGATAGATAAAATTTAAATTATCAAAAATAATAGTTACTATTTTTATATTCTTGGAGATGAACTTGTAATATGGTAATTTTATTTAAGTTTTATAAATAAGTGAATTAAAATTAATATAAATATGTTTTATACAACTAATTGTAAAACTGAACAAAAAATGTTTTATTATTTTGAATGTAATATATTAAGTTTTAGAAAGCATATATACAACTAATTGCAAAAaatgtttttatttttacaaagtaGTTATCTAACAAAAAAAGAAATCCTTGAGAAAATTTATCCAAATATTCTACCAATAAAGCAAGTTTATTCTAATTCTTacaaactaataataataataataataataataataataataataataataataataataataacacgcATCATAAATCTACATAACGTCTCATGTGTCTTAATTATGTCCAAGCACTTCCATTCAGTAAAATGTTTAACTTCTGGATTTGagcaatataaaaaaatcaaaatagtttTAAATAAGTTGATGTAACAAAGAAAACGTTATAGCATACTTAAATGGTTATATTGTTTTATTCTTATAGCTAGAAATATTACGttgaatatttttattttattattaaaatttgaaaaatattaatCTGAACAAGAATTTTAGAGTATCGAAAAATTGTGCCTAGGTAATAGATTTTATAATTTATACATGAGTTAAGGAGTCTTACGTCTAAAAATGGAATGATTTACTTCATTGGAAACAATGACATAGTTTGATGACCTTATTGTCCAAAAAATTTTAAAAGTTACTTTTGTGGGATTTCTCTACAAGTTTAATGAACATTTGAGGAATTGACTCGGGTGTATGTTGAATGTCGCATAGTTTAGGGGTATTTTTCACTTTCCGTTATATGAATAATGTTGTTCTCTACAATTTTCAGATGTTTCAAGAAATCACATTCATTTAACATTCAAAATTATGGTAGCGGTGTGAATTATTTGCCATCAAAAAGATTTATCGACTATACCTATAGTTTGTTCGGCTCCATTCTGTGAAACAATCCAGTTGTTCTTTTTCCTATTGTCTTCTCTCGGATTCTgacattttctttttccttttggaATGAGAAGTAGATTTGCTGACCTGAAGAAAAAGCTTAAGGACCCGCTTGGCCATGAGAATTTCACTTTGTTCTGGAATTTTTTTTCATCAGACTTTTGTTTGTTCTCTTTAGTCTTCATGGAAATTCTCCATGATTACAGTTAGGGCTTGTTTGGAAACTAAGTGTAATTACTATTCTCTGTGATCGACAGGGAAATATGGCTGTGTATTTGCTGTATGCACATGCCAGAATTTATTTGATATCAGGAATGTCTGGTAGAGAATCTAGAGATATAAAGGAGTTAAAGAAGGTAAAATATCATTCTTCCATAGCCATATCATCACACGATTGGGTACTGAATTTCAAACTCATTAGAAAAAAGGTGCTGCCAATAATTCATTTAGCTCATGTAATGTTTACAGAAACTGCTAGCTATTGAGAAATATTACAGGTCTACAATgtaatagtagtaatatatattaCAACAATTTATCTTGGAAAGTTTACTGGAGGTTCCAGGCTACTGACAAGTATGCCGAGATCAATGTCTTTGTCTTCAAACTTCTTAATAAAAGGGTGACTCTGAAATTGATATTATCATAAGGTGGTGAGTCACACATTTAAAGACAGCAACAAAATGGAAAAAAACATCAAAGATGAAGAACTGAGTTGCGTAATTACCAAAAGGTCCAAAGCTGAAGATCTATCCCTTGGATCCTTCTGAATGCTGTGTTAATAAAGCAATTCAGTTAGATAAGACTATCATTACCAAAATTTAACTCCTTGCTACTCGAGACACAACAACTAAGAACTCTAGCCTAATGTTTCCAAACAGATTGTCCTCAAATAAGGCAGCAACATGATGTGAATATATAGTGAGGAAACTAGGAGCCCTTATTTCTGAAAATTAAATTTAGAGTGAACAACTTAGTTGGATGCCAAATTCAAAAACAATAACGTATGCCCCCTTAGTTCAATAATCGACAAGGTGATAGAGAAAGATAGCTACAGAAGTAAACTTGGCCGTGAATCCATTATCGGCTCCATCTTTGCGGATGTAAAGTAAAATAATTGGTGGCTAGAGAGTCAAAACTCCATCACCAACTTCCTTGGTGAGCTATTCGAAGTCTTAACACATCAGCAACAGAGATTGTATCCTTACCAAGCagaaacaaatgaacagaattcTGGGGAAAATTGATCTGCTGGAGCAGAAGGCGGTGGGCTGCTAACAATAGCCTCCAGAAGTTCATAAAAGCTCGGCCGTCCTTGCTGGTCCTCCGACTGTATGTATGGGAAACGTCCAATAGCACATTCAAGTATGACCATACCCAAGCTCCAGATATCACTCTTGTAGTCATAGGTACTTCCACTTATTCTTTCAGGCTTAATCAGGGTAAAGAATGAGTCAGTTTATAGGTAAACTGCACCAATCTGAAACTATTTAT
The nucleotide sequence above comes from Lycium barbarum isolate Lr01 chromosome 3, ASM1917538v2, whole genome shotgun sequence. Encoded proteins:
- the LOC132633141 gene encoding uncharacterized protein LOC132633141, yielding MNRCKALVGCDGVVCPKPRRVGLFNSSYLQSNEPIRPSRFVQINNQQSEACDLKAGTELLDIILTKGNYDMETPNFDMASSPPFFFGSPPSRASNPLIQDSEFSNSNFVPVLAIPEGSAAPSPPTPSASTRKNGGGCAPVKFGIKPATVRIEGFNCRSSISAVA